From a region of the Xanthomonas rydalmerensis genome:
- a CDS encoding glycoside hydrolase family 53 protein, which translates to MRSKRTWLPALALAMAAALAAPMAGAGPLYLGADLSYVNEMEDCGVQYREQGTVRDPFELFHAHGANLVRVRLWNDARWTRYSDLSDVKKTIRRARAQGMQVLLDFHYSDDWADGDKQLIPKAWASITDQDELARTLYGFTYDTLSALDRAGLMPELVQVGNESNSDLMDSQPWDKRRPIDWTRNAKLFNAGIKAVRDAGARSTIKPKVMLHIAQPENVEPWFADAAKAGVRDFDFIGISYYRKWSRETMDQLGATIKRLRQRYPAEVMVVETAYPWTLESGDPSPNLLGADSLIPGYPATPQGQLKYLVDLTQLVVDNGGSGVVYWEPAWTSNQCKTRWGVGSSWENASFFDFRHGNELLPGIGFMQHAYRPAPATAASKADAPAQDARP; encoded by the coding sequence ATGCGATCCAAACGCACCTGGCTGCCGGCGCTCGCGCTGGCCATGGCCGCCGCCCTCGCCGCGCCCATGGCCGGCGCCGGCCCGCTGTACCTGGGCGCCGACCTGTCCTACGTCAACGAGATGGAGGATTGCGGCGTGCAGTACCGCGAGCAGGGTACGGTGCGCGACCCGTTCGAGCTGTTCCACGCGCACGGCGCCAACCTGGTGCGCGTGCGCCTGTGGAACGATGCGCGCTGGACCCGCTACAGCGACCTGAGCGACGTCAAGAAGACCATCCGTCGCGCGCGTGCGCAGGGCATGCAGGTGCTGCTGGACTTCCACTACTCCGACGACTGGGCAGACGGCGACAAGCAATTGATCCCCAAGGCCTGGGCCTCGATCACCGACCAGGACGAACTGGCGCGCACGCTGTACGGCTTCACCTATGACACGCTGAGCGCGCTGGACCGCGCAGGGCTGATGCCGGAACTGGTGCAGGTGGGCAACGAGAGCAATTCGGACCTGATGGACAGCCAGCCCTGGGACAAGCGCCGGCCGATCGACTGGACCCGCAACGCCAAGCTGTTCAACGCCGGCATCAAGGCAGTGCGCGACGCCGGCGCGCGCTCGACGATCAAACCGAAGGTGATGCTGCATATCGCCCAGCCGGAGAACGTGGAGCCGTGGTTCGCCGACGCGGCCAAGGCCGGCGTGCGCGACTTCGACTTCATCGGCATCAGCTACTACCGCAAGTGGTCGCGCGAGACCATGGACCAGCTCGGCGCCACCATCAAGCGCCTGCGCCAGCGCTATCCGGCCGAAGTGATGGTGGTGGAGACCGCCTATCCATGGACGCTGGAGAGCGGCGATCCCTCGCCCAACCTGCTCGGCGCGGACTCGCTGATTCCGGGCTACCCGGCCACGCCGCAGGGCCAGCTGAAGTACCTGGTCGACCTCACCCAACTGGTGGTCGACAACGGCGGCAGCGGCGTCGTGTACTGGGAGCCGGCGTGGACCAGCAACCAGTGCAAGACCCGCTGGGGCGTCGGCTCCTCGTGGGAGAACGCCAGTTTCTTCGATTTCCGCCACGGCAACGAACTGCTGCCCGGCATCGGCTTCATGCAGCACGCCTACCGGCCGGCTCCGGCCACGGCAGCGAGCAAGGCCGACGCGCCGGCGCAGGACGCGCGGCCATGA
- the galA gene encoding beta-galactosidase GalA — protein sequence MIELSRRDLLRSLVAGGVQVAVPGAAAALAPAALAATPASGSAASPLWLDLDDDAPRRRLLCDTGWRFHLGHADDPARDFNFGTFQRTYAKAGKDTADAALLGFDDSDWERIDLPHDWAVTLPPRKDPTSTLVNGEDPAAAHGYKPLGRTDPQTSIGWYRRVLEIPTEDLGKRISLEFDGVFRDCIVFCNGHIVGRNGSGYCGFEVDLSDVLDYGARNIIAVRVDATLGEGWFYEGAGIYRHVWLRTTDALHVPMDGVFVRSAWDGGDAQAMVETELGNNGATPRQCSVVSVIRAPDGRIVAQASSAPITVEPGVVQRVQQTLDLGTPAPWSPETPQRYTLSTRLLGDGRTCDATTTHFGVRRLQFDPQRGLLLNGAVYKLHGTNNHQDHAGVGTAIPDRLHEWRLRQLKSMGCNAYRSAHNPASPAVLELCDRLGLLLIDETRRMSSDEEAMTELTAMVRRGRNHPCVMLWSLGNEEPQMVTARGARIVARMQRLVRRLDPTRPTTFAMDKGFDDCVGQVVDVVGFNYRTTQMDAFHARHPQIPVYGSETGSTVGVRGNYRTDDVRGYARAYDLDYPWWASSAEAWWSYVAQRPYIAGGFVWTGFDYRGEPTPYNRWPNVASQFGILDSCGFPKDNYWYYRAQWTAEPVLHLFPHWNWDGLLDERDNGMVDVWCHSNLDAVELLVNGVSQGLQQVPAYGHVEWRVRYAPGRIEARGYRGGKQVLTQLRETVGAPAAVRLRCERTTLLADAEDVAVVAVEIVDAQGRVVPTASDAVRFAVRGPGRLIGVGNGDPSSHESDKADHRHAFNGLCMALLQTTRTAGTLTVEATAPGLASARLALPVERARSRPFVA from the coding sequence ATGATCGAACTGAGCCGCCGCGACCTCCTGCGCTCGCTGGTCGCCGGCGGCGTGCAGGTGGCAGTGCCCGGCGCGGCCGCGGCGCTGGCGCCGGCCGCGCTGGCCGCCACGCCCGCCAGCGGTAGCGCCGCGTCACCGCTGTGGCTGGACCTGGACGACGACGCGCCGCGCCGGCGCCTGCTGTGCGATACCGGCTGGCGTTTCCATCTCGGCCACGCCGACGATCCGGCGCGCGACTTCAACTTCGGCACCTTCCAGCGCACCTACGCCAAGGCCGGCAAGGACACCGCCGATGCCGCCCTGCTCGGCTTCGACGACAGCGACTGGGAGCGCATCGACCTGCCGCACGACTGGGCAGTCACGCTGCCGCCACGGAAGGACCCGACCTCCACCCTGGTCAATGGCGAAGACCCGGCCGCCGCGCATGGCTACAAGCCGCTGGGCCGCACCGATCCGCAGACCAGCATCGGCTGGTACCGGCGCGTGCTGGAGATTCCGACCGAGGACCTGGGCAAGCGCATCAGCCTGGAATTCGACGGCGTGTTCCGCGATTGCATCGTGTTCTGCAACGGCCACATCGTCGGCCGCAACGGCAGCGGCTACTGCGGCTTCGAGGTCGACCTCAGCGACGTGCTCGACTACGGCGCCAGGAACATCATCGCCGTACGCGTGGACGCCACCCTCGGCGAAGGCTGGTTCTACGAAGGCGCCGGCATCTACCGCCACGTCTGGCTGCGCACCACCGACGCGCTGCACGTGCCGATGGATGGCGTCTTCGTGCGCAGCGCCTGGGACGGCGGCGACGCACAAGCAATGGTGGAAACCGAACTCGGCAACAACGGCGCGACACCGCGCCAGTGCAGCGTGGTGTCGGTGATCCGCGCCCCCGACGGGCGCATCGTCGCCCAGGCCAGCTCGGCGCCGATTACGGTCGAACCGGGCGTGGTGCAGCGCGTGCAGCAGACCCTGGACCTGGGCACACCCGCGCCGTGGTCGCCGGAAACCCCGCAGCGCTACACCCTGTCCACGCGCCTGCTCGGCGATGGCCGCACCTGCGACGCCACCACCACGCATTTCGGCGTGCGCCGCCTGCAGTTCGATCCGCAGCGCGGCCTGCTGCTCAACGGCGCCGTCTACAAGCTGCACGGCACCAACAACCACCAGGACCATGCCGGCGTCGGCACCGCCATCCCCGACCGCCTGCACGAATGGCGCCTGCGCCAGCTCAAGTCGATGGGCTGCAATGCCTACCGCAGCGCACACAACCCGGCCTCGCCCGCGGTGCTGGAGCTGTGCGATCGGCTGGGCCTGCTGCTGATCGACGAGACCCGGCGCATGTCCTCCGACGAGGAGGCCATGACCGAACTGACCGCGATGGTGCGGCGCGGCCGCAACCATCCCTGCGTGATGCTGTGGTCGCTGGGCAACGAAGAACCGCAGATGGTCACCGCGCGCGGTGCGCGCATCGTCGCGCGCATGCAGCGCCTGGTGCGGCGCCTGGACCCGACCCGGCCCACCACCTTCGCCATGGACAAGGGCTTCGACGACTGCGTCGGCCAGGTCGTGGACGTGGTCGGCTTCAACTACCGCACCACGCAGATGGACGCCTTCCATGCGCGCCATCCGCAGATCCCGGTCTACGGCAGCGAAACCGGCAGCACCGTCGGCGTGCGCGGCAACTACCGCACCGACGACGTGCGCGGCTACGCCCGCGCCTACGACCTCGACTACCCCTGGTGGGCCAGCAGCGCCGAAGCCTGGTGGAGCTATGTCGCGCAGCGCCCGTACATCGCCGGCGGCTTCGTCTGGACCGGCTTCGACTACCGCGGCGAACCGACCCCGTACAACCGCTGGCCGAACGTGGCCTCGCAGTTCGGCATCCTCGACAGCTGCGGCTTTCCCAAGGACAACTACTGGTACTACCGCGCGCAGTGGACCGCCGAGCCGGTGCTGCACCTGTTCCCGCACTGGAACTGGGATGGCCTGCTGGACGAGCGCGACAACGGCATGGTCGACGTGTGGTGCCACAGCAACCTGGACGCGGTGGAACTGTTGGTCAACGGCGTCAGCCAGGGCCTGCAACAGGTGCCGGCCTACGGTCACGTCGAGTGGCGCGTGCGCTACGCCCCCGGTCGCATCGAAGCGCGCGGCTACCGCGGCGGCAAGCAGGTGCTGACGCAACTGCGCGAGACCGTCGGCGCTCCGGCCGCGGTGCGCCTGCGCTGCGAGCGCACCACCCTGCTGGCCGACGCCGAGGACGTGGCCGTGGTCGCGGTGGAAATCGTCGACGCGCAGGGCCGCGTCGTACCCACCGCCAGCGACGCCGTGCGCTTCGCCGTCCGCGGCCCCGGCCGCCTGATCGGCGTGGGCAACGGCGACCCGTCCAGCCACGAGAGCGACAAGGCCGACCATCGCCACGCCTTCAACGGCCTGTGCATGGCCTTGCTGCAGACCACGCGCACGGCGGGCACGCTGACAGTGGAAGCCACGGCGCCCGGGTTGGCATCGGCGCGGTTGGCGTTGCCTGTGGAACGCGCGCGATCGCGTCCGTTCGTGGCGTAA
- a CDS encoding ferritin-like domain-containing protein, translating to MSASQAPAVRGIIPKQPIQITGQPLSELAADTAALKALVQAAVNVELFTIPLYMCTMKSIQGTHAINASGISYYKGRVWPGMATGVVVPADDTSPATAPQRAYNLLFSVFIDEMLHLQMAANICNAVGGQPNFNSPLLQDANYNWICYGPTQTVIPHVIDLRDLKDPSVGSNLTVQLSELSEDQVTLFTLIEEDHAAALARIKSNPGNAYFPQVPFADWTAQSKETDLPLFGTIGWMYYSLYRYMTIKYEDGQLLWEKLFVGPVRQWDLFNSTAKSAEKEYPLMPTQITAKAAVTAGMQAITMMAAICDQGEGGIDASTTREFLNMLHARALEIGMSLAEINSVVPTFQPDKEAMANNHPSYTDTGASATSTDADARATNGALDHHQRFENLLGLVGQVQTWSQWHAISSNVWTGAMLTTSDFDPTTAPSNIPKPDDVATALNNLKKVDPTALDNVAQGALAGITTVLSTSWGATDVQFPYPSMVGSGDRLGLYWAIYGSAPTLQKVTSSTQATSTLLHACQGLALDGSGGDCAAPAIYHSCKGSNHCATQGGCGFVQSVDGGGNCSQAIGGGCGQRVAAAAQAAAKAAAGEQVGGTCGAPTLYSAPANNKCGGFGGCAVPISASQLYPAAGTMQVFDFTAPDNTPTPLTTQAFAVGDAVYDIAWDAYKKVMTERKLPVGDQPKPTDLRVALPPST from the coding sequence ATGAGCGCATCGCAAGCCCCTGCCGTCCGCGGCATCATCCCCAAGCAGCCCATTCAGATCACCGGACAGCCACTGAGCGAACTGGCCGCCGACACCGCAGCGCTGAAGGCTCTGGTGCAGGCCGCGGTCAACGTGGAGCTCTTCACCATCCCGCTGTACATGTGCACGATGAAGTCGATCCAGGGCACGCACGCGATCAACGCCAGCGGCATTTCCTACTACAAGGGCCGCGTCTGGCCGGGCATGGCGACCGGCGTCGTGGTGCCTGCCGACGACACCTCGCCCGCGACTGCACCACAGCGCGCCTACAACCTGCTGTTCTCGGTCTTCATCGACGAGATGCTGCACCTGCAGATGGCGGCCAACATCTGCAACGCCGTTGGCGGGCAGCCCAATTTCAACAGCCCGCTGCTGCAGGACGCCAACTACAACTGGATCTGCTACGGCCCCACGCAGACCGTCATTCCGCACGTGATCGATCTGCGCGACCTGAAAGATCCCTCGGTCGGCAGCAACCTGACCGTGCAGCTATCCGAACTGAGTGAAGACCAGGTCACGTTGTTCACCCTCATCGAGGAAGACCACGCGGCCGCACTCGCCAGGATCAAGTCCAACCCAGGTAATGCGTATTTCCCCCAGGTCCCGTTCGCGGACTGGACGGCACAAAGCAAGGAAACCGACCTGCCGCTGTTCGGGACGATCGGATGGATGTACTACAGCCTTTACCGGTACATGACCATCAAGTACGAGGACGGACAGCTGCTGTGGGAGAAACTGTTCGTCGGACCCGTCAGGCAGTGGGACCTGTTCAACAGCACGGCCAAGTCCGCGGAAAAGGAGTATCCGCTGATGCCGACGCAGATCACCGCCAAGGCCGCGGTGACCGCCGGCATGCAGGCGATCACCATGATGGCCGCCATCTGCGACCAGGGCGAAGGCGGCATCGACGCATCGACCACCCGCGAGTTCCTGAACATGCTGCACGCGCGTGCGCTGGAGATTGGCATGTCCCTGGCCGAGATCAACAGCGTGGTTCCGACGTTCCAGCCGGACAAGGAGGCGATGGCCAACAACCACCCCTCCTATACCGACACCGGCGCATCGGCCACCTCCACGGATGCCGACGCACGCGCGACCAATGGCGCCCTGGACCACCACCAGCGTTTCGAGAACCTGCTGGGACTGGTCGGACAGGTGCAGACCTGGAGCCAATGGCATGCGATTTCGAGCAACGTCTGGACGGGCGCGATGCTGACCACCTCCGATTTCGATCCCACCACCGCGCCAAGCAACATCCCCAAGCCCGACGACGTGGCCACCGCACTCAACAATCTGAAAAAGGTCGATCCCACCGCGCTGGACAACGTCGCGCAAGGCGCGCTCGCCGGCATCACCACGGTGTTGAGCACGTCGTGGGGCGCCACCGATGTCCAGTTCCCGTATCCGTCGATGGTCGGCTCCGGCGATCGCCTGGGCCTGTACTGGGCGATCTACGGCAGCGCGCCCACCTTGCAGAAGGTGACCAGCAGCACGCAGGCGACAAGCACACTGCTGCACGCCTGCCAGGGACTCGCCCTCGATGGATCCGGCGGCGACTGCGCGGCGCCGGCGATCTATCACAGCTGCAAGGGTTCCAACCACTGCGCCACCCAGGGCGGCTGCGGATTCGTGCAATCGGTGGACGGCGGCGGCAATTGCTCGCAGGCCATCGGCGGCGGTTGCGGTCAGCGCGTCGCGGCGGCGGCACAGGCGGCGGCCAAGGCCGCAGCGGGCGAACAGGTCGGCGGAACCTGCGGCGCGCCCACGCTGTACAGCGCGCCAGCCAACAACAAGTGCGGCGGCTTCGGCGGTTGTGCCGTGCCGATCTCGGCATCGCAACTCTATCCGGCTGCCGGCACCATGCAGGTCTTCGACTTCACCGCCCCGGACAACACCCCGACGCCCTTGACGACGCAGGCGTTCGCCGTCGGCGATGCGGTCTACGACATCGCGTGGGATGCATACAAGAAGGTGATGACCGAGCGCAAACTGCCGGTGGGCGACCAGCCAAAGCCCACCGACCTGCGCGTCGCCCTGCCGCCCTCGACCTGA
- a CDS encoding DUF692 domain-containing protein — translation MADPTRARPQQAAPNAAPPRLGLPNLGFGVGLRPQHLPAILAGGARVDWFEIISENYIEDAGYQRAMLNALAKQTPIVMHGVCLSIGSDAPLDHDYLGKLKRLARDVDAAWISDHLCWTGLGSHNAHDLLPLPFNAESFAHVRDRVLQVQDILGRPLVLENPSSYVQFQTSTMPEWEFLGGLADATDCGILLDVNNVYVSAHNHRFDPERYLRALPADHVVQLHLAGPTRHGDCLIDTHDQPVPGRVWELYALAQQLTGGVSTLLEWDARLPDYDGLLEELDKARAVMAGTMPAMADPVCAEHAVSTPLHYAPREPADA, via the coding sequence ATGGCAGACCCGACGCGCGCGCGGCCGCAGCAGGCAGCGCCAAATGCCGCACCACCGCGTCTGGGCCTGCCGAACCTGGGCTTCGGCGTCGGCCTGCGCCCGCAGCATCTCCCGGCCATTCTGGCCGGGGGAGCGCGTGTGGACTGGTTCGAGATCATCTCCGAAAACTACATCGAGGACGCCGGCTACCAGCGCGCGATGTTGAACGCGCTCGCCAAGCAGACGCCCATCGTCATGCATGGGGTCTGTCTTTCGATCGGATCGGACGCACCGCTGGATCACGACTATCTCGGCAAGCTCAAGCGCCTGGCGCGCGACGTCGACGCGGCATGGATCTCGGACCATCTGTGCTGGACCGGACTCGGCTCGCACAATGCGCACGATCTGCTGCCGTTGCCGTTCAATGCGGAATCCTTCGCGCATGTGCGCGATCGCGTGCTGCAGGTCCAGGACATCCTGGGCAGGCCGCTGGTGCTGGAGAACCCCTCCAGCTACGTGCAGTTCCAGACCTCGACCATGCCCGAATGGGAGTTCCTCGGCGGCCTGGCCGATGCCACCGACTGCGGCATTCTGCTCGACGTCAACAACGTCTACGTGAGCGCGCACAACCATCGCTTCGATCCCGAGCGCTACCTGCGCGCCCTGCCCGCCGATCACGTGGTGCAACTGCACCTGGCCGGCCCCACCCGCCACGGCGATTGCCTGATCGACACCCACGACCAACCGGTGCCTGGCCGCGTCTGGGAACTGTATGCGCTCGCGCAGCAACTCACCGGCGGCGTGTCCACCCTGCTGGAATGGGACGCCAGGCTGCCGGACTACGACGGCCTGCTGGAAGAACTGGACAAGGCACGCGCCGTCATGGCCGGCACGATGCCGGCCATGGCCGATCCCGTCTGCGCCGAGCACGCCGTGTCCACGCCGTTGCACTACGCACCAAGGGAACCTGCCGATGCCTGA
- a CDS encoding DNA-binding domain-containing protein, whose amino-acid sequence MPDAAVIGTAPAALAHVQRWMLSATTHPGGLAAGLRYAGDLHGLDAARLLTLPEGVDPQARLAIYANGYWQRLIEALRAEFPALCRLLGDDLFGFFARAYLSARPPRAPSLHTLGAGFPAFLRASQRRQGQARDRFPVQLAWLERTLAEASRAEGLEAAAQAPAVDASALALGWPCRIGVPATTRLAMLSYPCAAFRDWLSGTATSVPEPAQPSFLCIGRHRFRTTIAALSDWQFFALRHAVRGRRPLQACAQAAARRTGRDTGEVLALLALWLPDAQASSLVTLTPLNTPAPPALHLPSAFIHRDKDTAHD is encoded by the coding sequence ATGCCTGACGCCGCCGTCATCGGAACGGCGCCGGCAGCGCTCGCCCACGTGCAGCGCTGGATGCTGAGCGCCACCACGCATCCTGGCGGACTCGCGGCTGGCCTCCGCTACGCCGGCGACCTGCACGGATTGGATGCCGCCAGGCTGCTGACGTTGCCGGAGGGGGTCGATCCGCAGGCGCGACTGGCGATCTACGCCAACGGCTATTGGCAACGCCTGATCGAGGCGCTGCGTGCCGAATTCCCGGCACTGTGCCGCCTGCTCGGCGACGACCTGTTCGGCTTCTTCGCCCGTGCCTACCTCAGCGCGCGCCCGCCGCGTGCGCCATCGCTGCATACGCTGGGTGCGGGATTTCCCGCCTTCCTGCGCGCTTCCCAGCGCCGCCAGGGCCAGGCGCGTGATCGCTTCCCCGTGCAACTGGCGTGGCTGGAGCGCACCCTGGCCGAGGCCAGCCGTGCCGAGGGCCTGGAAGCCGCAGCGCAGGCGCCAGCCGTCGACGCCTCTGCGCTCGCGCTCGGCTGGCCCTGCCGCATCGGCGTGCCAGCGACCACCCGCTTGGCCATGCTGTCCTATCCATGCGCCGCGTTTCGCGATTGGCTGTCCGGCACCGCGACCTCGGTGCCGGAACCCGCGCAACCCAGCTTCCTGTGCATTGGCCGCCATCGGTTCCGCACCACCATCGCAGCGCTGAGCGATTGGCAGTTCTTCGCGTTGCGCCATGCCGTGCGCGGACGACGTCCACTGCAGGCCTGCGCCCAGGCGGCCGCGCGGCGCACCGGCCGCGATACGGGCGAGGTGTTGGCCCTGCTCGCGCTGTGGCTGCCCGATGCGCAGGCATCGAGCCTGGTGACGCTGACACCGCTCAACACGCCCGCACCGCCGGCTTTGCACCTCCCCAGCGCTTTCATCCACCGCGACAAGGACACCGCACATGACTGA
- a CDS encoding phosphatidylserine decarboxylase family protein — translation MTDMNESALDTHYRNSFGWLAGYLPEDRSGLRHWHAAFRERALRHRDGTAPGYAHDAVQHLADLIATDPIVRMYATEAIAQIVQQPPNITSIDDMLAQLDLICTTAPEYNANPNKRVLFPMSALFVDMMATPAGKALFRLDAFNEGLRAILETWAAYLDSPASCSVLNPDPVTGWLGTAAIAEFKLADFVIDWDAEYGGFGSYNAFFHREIQSKVRPIAGVGNPGIVTSPNDGTVYRIATGVQQTAVFWIKEKAYSLQDMLANPDPATLQRFVGGTVVQIFLSGADYHRWHAPVDGVVAYRNVDGLLFSENEDSTFDKDAGVTSQVYGAAVNNRGIVAITADDARIGTVFVMPIGITEISSLTQTVADGQHVSKGEELGYFSYGGSTLCVVFEKKVSLNFGALKQGATLQVNAQLATVNLPV, via the coding sequence ATGACTGACATGAACGAAAGTGCGCTCGACACGCACTACCGGAACAGCTTCGGCTGGCTCGCCGGCTACTTGCCGGAAGATCGCAGCGGCCTGCGGCACTGGCATGCCGCGTTTCGCGAACGCGCCCTGCGACACCGCGACGGCACGGCACCCGGTTATGCGCACGATGCCGTGCAACACCTGGCCGACCTGATCGCGACCGACCCGATCGTGCGGATGTACGCGACCGAGGCCATCGCCCAGATCGTCCAGCAACCGCCAAACATCACCTCCATCGACGACATGCTGGCGCAACTGGACCTGATCTGCACCACCGCGCCCGAGTACAACGCCAACCCGAACAAGCGCGTGCTGTTTCCCATGTCGGCGTTGTTCGTCGACATGATGGCGACCCCGGCCGGCAAGGCGCTGTTCCGTCTCGACGCCTTCAACGAAGGCCTCCGCGCCATCCTCGAGACCTGGGCCGCCTATCTCGACAGCCCGGCGAGTTGCTCGGTACTGAATCCGGACCCGGTGACCGGTTGGCTCGGCACGGCCGCCATCGCTGAATTCAAGCTCGCCGACTTCGTGATCGACTGGGACGCCGAGTACGGCGGCTTCGGCTCCTACAACGCGTTCTTCCATCGCGAGATCCAGTCCAAGGTTCGCCCCATCGCCGGCGTCGGCAACCCCGGCATCGTCACCTCGCCGAACGATGGGACGGTCTACCGCATCGCCACCGGCGTGCAGCAGACCGCGGTGTTCTGGATCAAGGAGAAGGCCTACTCCTTGCAGGACATGCTGGCCAACCCCGACCCGGCGACGCTGCAGCGCTTCGTCGGCGGCACCGTCGTGCAAATCTTCCTGAGCGGTGCCGACTACCACCGCTGGCACGCACCGGTCGACGGCGTAGTGGCGTATCGCAACGTGGACGGACTGCTGTTCAGCGAAAACGAGGACAGCACGTTCGATAAAGATGCCGGCGTGACCTCGCAGGTGTACGGCGCAGCCGTCAACAACCGCGGCATCGTCGCCATCACCGCCGACGACGCGCGGATCGGCACGGTGTTCGTCATGCCGATCGGCATCACCGAGATTTCCTCGCTGACCCAGACCGTGGCCGACGGCCAGCACGTCAGCAAGGGCGAGGAGCTCGGCTATTTCAGCTACGGCGGATCGACGCTGTGCGTGGTGTTCGAGAAGAAGGTGTCGCTGAACTTCGGCGCCCTCAAGCAGGGCGCGACCCTCCAGGTCAACGCGCAACTGGCGACGGTGAACCTCCCGGTCTGA
- a CDS encoding alkaline phosphatase D family protein, producing the protein MSTFNRRRFLALSGLSAFGAWMQTASALATQTDAKTLLPRNLLASPRFATTPFTLGVASGDPSPEGVVLWTRLATEPLVYGGGMPTRPMVVDWEVAADEGFATLVRRGSSLAHPELGHALHVELDGLSPGRPYWYRFRIGDHASPVGRTCTLPAATAKVERVRFAVAGCQHYEEGHYTAWRCIAEEPLDFVFHYGDYIYEGAARPGPRTMNGRPFTNLRNHVGPEIYTLDDYRRRYAQYKSDADLQAAHAAAPWFVTFDDHEVDNNWAGAEDQDDTPSEVFLLRRAQAFQAYYENMPLRRTAFPRDGHMQLYRRARYGTLMDLHLLDTRQYRSKQVDMTQRDQVQSPARSIMGEAQEQWLFDGLADKAPRWHTIAHQVALGNYAIEKNGEVVYSDDQWSGYLASRRRLLDHIQRVGFGNVVTTCGDAHRHFASDLVQDDADSGIVSSELLATSITSGSDGLGEDAVAENMLRHSPHLKASTDKRGYLLCDVRRDAWIGDMKTLDQVMLPNGTLQSWRRYAIAHGKPGLQEA; encoded by the coding sequence ATGAGTACCTTCAATCGCAGGCGTTTTCTCGCCCTGTCCGGCCTTTCCGCGTTCGGCGCCTGGATGCAGACCGCCTCCGCGCTGGCCACGCAGACCGATGCCAAGACCTTGCTCCCCCGCAACCTGCTTGCCTCCCCGCGGTTCGCGACCACGCCGTTCACCCTGGGCGTGGCCTCCGGGGACCCCTCGCCGGAGGGCGTGGTGCTGTGGACGCGGCTGGCGACCGAGCCGTTGGTGTACGGCGGCGGGATGCCGACGCGGCCGATGGTGGTCGACTGGGAGGTGGCGGCCGACGAGGGATTCGCCACGCTGGTGCGACGCGGATCGTCGCTGGCGCATCCGGAACTGGGCCATGCGCTGCACGTCGAACTGGACGGCCTGTCGCCGGGCCGGCCGTACTGGTATCGCTTCAGGATCGGCGATCACGCCAGCCCGGTCGGCCGCACCTGCACGCTGCCGGCGGCCACCGCCAAGGTGGAGCGGGTGCGTTTCGCCGTTGCCGGCTGCCAGCACTACGAGGAAGGCCACTACACCGCATGGCGGTGCATTGCCGAGGAGCCGCTGGATTTCGTCTTCCACTACGGCGACTACATCTACGAAGGCGCAGCGCGGCCAGGCCCGCGCACGATGAACGGCCGTCCGTTCACCAACCTGCGCAATCATGTCGGTCCGGAGATCTACACGTTGGACGACTACCGACGCCGCTACGCGCAGTACAAGTCCGATGCCGACCTGCAGGCGGCGCATGCCGCCGCGCCGTGGTTCGTGACCTTCGACGACCACGAAGTGGACAACAACTGGGCCGGCGCCGAAGACCAGGACGACACCCCCAGCGAGGTGTTCCTGTTGCGGCGCGCGCAGGCGTTCCAGGCGTATTACGAGAACATGCCGTTGCGCCGCACCGCGTTTCCACGCGACGGCCACATGCAGTTGTACCGGCGCGCCCGCTACGGCACCTTGATGGACCTGCATCTGCTCGATACCCGCCAGTACCGCAGCAAGCAGGTCGACATGACGCAGCGCGACCAGGTGCAGTCGCCGGCGCGCAGCATCATGGGCGAGGCGCAGGAGCAGTGGCTGTTCGACGGCCTGGCCGACAAGGCGCCGCGCTGGCACACCATTGCCCATCAGGTCGCGCTGGGCAACTACGCGATCGAGAAGAACGGCGAGGTGGTGTATTCCGACGACCAATGGTCGGGCTATCTGGCCAGCCGCCGGCGCCTGCTCGACCACATCCAGCGGGTCGGCTTCGGTAACGTGGTCACCACCTGCGGCGACGCGCACCGCCATTTCGCCAGCGACCTGGTGCAGGACGACGCCGATTCCGGCATCGTCTCCAGTGAGCTGCTGGCCACCTCGATCACCTCCGGCTCCGATGGCCTCGGCGAGGATGCGGTGGCCGAAAACATGCTGCGACACAGTCCGCACCTGAAGGCCAGTACCGACAAACGCGGCTATCTGCTGTGCGACGTGCGCCGCGACGCGTGGATCGGCGACATGAAGACGCTGGATCAGGTGATGCTGCCGAACGGAACGCTGCAGAGCTGGCGGCGCTACGCCATCGCCCACGGCAAGCCCGGCTTGCAGGAGGCCTGA